A window of Metabacillus sp. B2-18 contains these coding sequences:
- a CDS encoding ATP-binding protein: MNNLQAYPLPEEIKERIQNRSLKRKDEQDALLIGKGGYTPSDESILLDAMIALALGKNVLLKGPTGSGKTKLAETLSFMFNQPMHSVNCSVDMDAEALLGFKTIENRNGETSIEFISGPVVKAMKKGHLLYIDEINMAKPETLPILNGVLDYRRMITNPFTGEVIRSHEDFGVIAAINEGYVGTVPLNEALKNRFVVIEVPYIQGEELKIVLENQSQLSDQRLLETFTSLSSDLLTLVKNGQVSEEAASIRALIDTCDLACYMPPNRAVERGIVNKLEDEREKAAIRNLAETLFE; this comes from the coding sequence ATGAATAATTTACAAGCTTATCCATTACCGGAAGAAATTAAAGAAAGAATTCAAAATAGATCATTAAAACGAAAAGATGAACAAGACGCTTTATTAATTGGTAAAGGTGGTTATACTCCATCTGATGAATCAATTCTACTAGATGCAATGATCGCTCTTGCTCTTGGTAAAAATGTCTTATTAAAGGGTCCAACAGGTTCAGGAAAAACAAAGTTGGCAGAAACATTATCATTTATGTTTAATCAACCTATGCATAGTGTAAACTGTTCTGTTGATATGGATGCTGAAGCACTTTTAGGCTTCAAAACAATTGAAAATCGAAACGGTGAAACTTCCATTGAATTCATTTCAGGTCCTGTTGTAAAGGCAATGAAAAAAGGCCATTTATTATATATAGACGAAATAAATATGGCAAAGCCAGAAACATTACCGATATTAAATGGTGTGCTAGATTACCGGAGAATGATTACAAACCCATTTACAGGTGAAGTTATCCGCTCACATGAAGATTTCGGTGTTATTGCCGCTATTAATGAAGGATATGTGGGAACGGTCCCATTAAATGAAGCACTCAAAAATCGTTTTGTTGTTATTGAAGTACCCTATATCCAAGGGGAAGAGCTAAAAATAGTTTTAGAGAATCAATCACAACTGTCTGATCAACGCTTATTAGAAACGTTTACTAGTCTTTCGTCAGATCTACTAACTCTCGTGAAAAATGGCCAGGTTTCAGAAGAGGCAGCATCGATCCGAGCGCTTATTGATACATGTGATTTAGCTTGCTATATGCCACCAAACCGTGCTGTAGAAAGAGGAATTGTTAATAAGCTTGAAGATGAAAGAGAAAAAGCCGCCATTCGAAATCTAGCAGAAACGTTATTCGAGTGA
- a CDS encoding C40 family peptidase produces the protein MKHKILGLTATAVVSSSLFATMAEAESISIKSNDTLWGLSRQYNTTVDQLKKANGLTTDVLRIGQTLQIPGTNSSKEITTPAPEKSVSKTVSNVQYIVKGGDSLWVIARSYNTTVSELKKANNLNSDVIYVGQKLNVKQETTQTKQEDVKQSEPTKQQVISNPNTSTYTVSAGDSLWKIANKFNITIAELKVLNNMKSDVIIVGQVLKVTGEAIIDNSTENTAPQNQNNKVETMISEAKSLLGVPYRWAGNTPSGFDCSGFIYYVLNKVTSVSRLSTAGYWDMMKVINEPSRGDFVFFTTYKEGPSHMGIYLGDNQFIHASSSGVSISNLNNSYWKQRYLGAKRF, from the coding sequence ATGAAGCATAAGATATTAGGGTTAACAGCAACAGCTGTAGTTAGCTCCTCATTATTTGCAACTATGGCAGAAGCCGAAAGCATTAGTATAAAGAGTAATGATACTCTTTGGGGATTATCCCGCCAATACAATACGACAGTTGATCAACTAAAAAAAGCTAATGGACTAACAACTGATGTTCTTAGGATTGGACAAACTCTTCAGATTCCCGGGACAAATTCTTCTAAAGAAATTACTACTCCAGCACCAGAAAAATCAGTTTCAAAAACTGTTAGTAATGTACAATACATAGTTAAGGGTGGTGACTCCTTATGGGTTATTGCCAGATCATATAACACAACGGTATCAGAATTGAAGAAAGCAAATAATTTGAATAGTGATGTTATTTATGTTGGGCAGAAGTTAAACGTAAAACAGGAAACAACACAAACTAAACAAGAAGATGTTAAACAGAGTGAGCCCACAAAACAGCAAGTTATATCAAATCCGAACACATCTACATATACTGTTTCTGCTGGAGATTCTTTATGGAAAATCGCCAATAAATTTAACATAACAATTGCTGAACTAAAAGTATTAAATAATATGAAGTCAGATGTAATAATCGTTGGACAAGTTTTGAAGGTGACTGGAGAAGCTATTATTGATAACAGTACTGAAAATACGGCACCTCAAAATCAAAACAATAAGGTTGAAACAATGATTTCTGAGGCAAAGTCACTTTTAGGAGTACCATATCGTTGGGCTGGTAATACTCCTAGTGGTTTTGATTGTAGCGGTTTTATTTATTATGTATTAAATAAGGTTACTTCTGTATCTCGCCTTAGCACTGCAGGGTATTGGGATATGATGAAAGTAATAAATGAACCTTCTAGAGGTGATTTTGTTTTCTTTACTACATATAAAGAAGGTCCATCACATATGGGAATATATTTGGGGGATAATCAATTTATCCATGCCAGTAGTTCAGGTGTAAGTATTTCTAACTTAAATAACTCTTATTGGAAACAACGTTACTTAGGAGCTAAGCGATTTTAA
- the cdaS gene encoding sporulation-specific diadenylate cyclase CdaS gives MQNEHNTFSSIKHHISFHLEQIIEEAEKMRLSIGEKEYCLLCELAQIRDRFNEIQSTASFFYLKAYIAEFTSQYIEIAKAIKNLSERRHGALIVVERQQNVDHLIQEGIQLNATLSNRLIESIFYPGNPLHDGAVLIKGDYMISAANVLPLSSQNFGQEKVGTRHRAAIGLSELTDALILIVSEETGKMSFALEGTLYPISTPDSNLQ, from the coding sequence ATGCAAAATGAACACAACACATTTTCTTCTATTAAACATCATATTTCTTTTCACCTTGAACAAATTATTGAAGAAGCCGAGAAAATGCGATTATCTATAGGAGAAAAGGAGTATTGTTTATTATGTGAACTCGCCCAAATAAGGGATCGATTTAATGAAATACAATCAACTGCGTCTTTTTTCTATTTAAAGGCATATATTGCGGAATTTACGAGTCAGTACATAGAAATTGCTAAGGCGATTAAAAATCTATCGGAACGACGACATGGTGCGCTAATTGTTGTTGAGCGACAACAAAATGTAGATCATCTAATTCAAGAGGGAATACAATTAAATGCAACATTATCAAACCGACTAATTGAAAGCATCTTTTATCCCGGAAATCCCCTTCATGATGGTGCTGTTTTGATTAAAGGGGATTATATGATATCTGCTGCAAATGTTTTACCTCTATCTTCACAAAATTTTGGTCAAGAAAAGGTTGGGACAAGACACCGCGCAGCTATTGGTCTATCTGAATTAACAGATGCTTTAATATTAATTGTTTCTGAAGAAACGGGGAAAATGTCATTTGCTCTAGAGGGAACATTATATCCGATTAGCACCCCTGATTCGAATCTTCAATAA
- a CDS encoding MATE family efflux transporter produces the protein MKNNSLKREKLIYFSSILFPILVTQLGLYAMNFFDTTMSGKVHPNDLAGVAIGSSLWVPVYTGLSGILLSITPIVAQLVGAKKTKNVPYMVVQGIYVSIVISIIVTILGVIVLDPILNNMGLDKPVSHIAKWYLISLSLGILPLFIYAVLRCFIDALGYTRITMFVTLCSLPINFVFNYLFIFGKLGFPKLGGIGAGVASAITYWCITAIAVIIVMKQSPFKKYGIFKTFYSVSIKAWMEILKIGVPIGLSIFFETSIFAAVTLLMSQYNTITIASHQAAINFASFLYMIPLSISMALTIVVGHEVGAKRIRDAKQYSYLGISMAIFLSVLSAALIYFFRPEVASIYTENSAVLKLTQDFLIYAIFFQLSDAIAAPIQGVLRGYKDVNVTFIMALISYWVIGLPIGYLLATFTSLDAFGYWIGLISGLAAGAVGLSARLFVIQRRNESALGNS, from the coding sequence ATGAAAAATAACAGTTTAAAACGGGAAAAGCTTATTTATTTTTCGAGCATTTTATTTCCCATTCTTGTTACTCAGCTTGGACTTTATGCTATGAACTTTTTTGACACAACAATGTCAGGTAAAGTTCATCCAAACGACCTTGCCGGCGTTGCGATTGGTTCAAGCCTTTGGGTACCTGTTTACACAGGATTAAGTGGAATTTTACTTTCAATTACACCGATTGTTGCTCAGTTAGTAGGTGCAAAAAAGACAAAGAATGTTCCTTATATGGTTGTACAAGGAATATACGTCAGTATTGTGATTTCAATCATTGTTACTATACTTGGTGTTATTGTTTTAGATCCGATATTGAATAATATGGGATTAGATAAACCTGTTTCACATATTGCAAAATGGTACCTTATTTCGTTGTCACTTGGCATCTTACCTTTATTTATTTACGCCGTATTAAGATGTTTTATTGATGCACTAGGATATACAAGAATAACTATGTTCGTTACGCTTTGCTCTTTACCAATTAATTTTGTATTTAATTACTTATTTATCTTCGGTAAACTAGGCTTTCCTAAACTAGGTGGAATCGGTGCAGGTGTCGCATCAGCTATTACATATTGGTGTATCACAGCAATAGCAGTGATCATTGTTATGAAGCAATCTCCTTTTAAAAAATACGGTATTTTTAAAACGTTTTATTCTGTTTCGATAAAAGCATGGATGGAAATATTAAAAATCGGTGTTCCAATCGGTTTATCAATTTTCTTTGAAACAAGTATTTTTGCTGCTGTTACTCTTTTAATGAGTCAATATAATACAATTACGATTGCCTCACATCAAGCAGCAATAAATTTCGCCTCATTTCTATATATGATTCCACTAAGTATTTCAATGGCCCTTACTATTGTTGTCGGACATGAGGTTGGGGCGAAACGAATTAGAGATGCTAAACAATATAGTTATTTAGGAATTAGCATGGCTATCTTTTTATCCGTTTTGTCAGCTGCGCTTATTTATTTCTTTAGACCTGAAGTTGCATCAATTTACACAGAAAATTCTGCTGTTTTAAAACTAACACAAGACTTTTTAATTTACGCAATTTTCTTCCAGCTTTCTGATGCAATAGCAGCACCAATACAAGGAGTCCTTAGAGGTTATAAAGATGTTAATGTAACATTTATTATGGCCCTAATATCATATTGGGTCATTGGATTACCTATAGGATATCTTTTAGCAACGTTTACTTCTCTTGATGCATTCGGCTATTGGATCGGCTTAATATCAGGCCTAGCAGCAGGTGCTGTAGGCCTTTCAGCAAGATTATTTGTTATTCAACGTAGAAACGAATCTGCATTAGGCAATTCATAA
- a CDS encoding vWA domain-containing protein — protein MRFIKFNDQQVDSFLFMSLSDLAKGLTKIPDIEVDYSVHSYLDPFEKKVYVSHFWDHREKEETELALKSDIYLRSIGNYYYTDFKELGVFIEKSSKLKLKSFAKQLCMLLEDLRIEEKCRKERRGTKKAFNIRRELYRKHFQSQLIIHQERSILTDALFNSMYLTLTAQSTIETIPSLSESIDRTIPYIESKLFQVFDVGSTKQVIDIVLEIVDVLEEILEKDMLNTYFYLAELPYNNILSGSLYDELKRKSKLKNKDVLEDAKQGDEDVHGDKLPTWHSETSKPTKSFLQFDLEQGTNTTINGDGAVREGEDGDQALAMVQGTSKKAKRNDYSKMEALENQKEDRASSGDASYGKENKYAVPVFQEAKTPTISDIEQYQKDRMVIQLYQNKLKLMIQKTLEHKRTMPRSDLQIGRLNKKLLRIITDDNPKLFYKKQEKSPDIDAVFTLLVDCSASMFDKMDQSKLGIILFHETLKSVRVPHKIVGFWEDTNESTKTRQPNHFYEVISFETSLNQQSGPEIMQLSPEEDNRDGYAIRHMTEQLMKKNEKQKFLLVFSDGEPAATGYERNGIIDTHEAVLEARKLGIEVINVFLSNGEVNEATQKTIKNIYGKYSVFVDKIEELPEQLYPILKRLLLKML, from the coding sequence TTGAGATTTATAAAATTTAATGATCAACAGGTAGATTCTTTTTTATTTATGTCATTATCAGATTTAGCGAAGGGCTTAACGAAAATTCCAGACATTGAGGTTGATTACAGCGTTCACTCATATCTAGATCCATTTGAAAAAAAAGTTTATGTTAGTCATTTCTGGGATCACCGTGAGAAGGAAGAAACAGAACTAGCGTTAAAAAGCGATATTTATCTTAGAAGTATTGGTAATTATTATTATACTGATTTTAAAGAATTAGGTGTTTTTATTGAAAAGTCTTCAAAATTAAAACTAAAGAGCTTTGCGAAGCAATTATGTATGCTGTTGGAGGACCTTCGAATAGAGGAAAAATGCAGAAAAGAAAGACGCGGTACGAAAAAAGCGTTTAATATTCGAAGAGAGCTTTATCGAAAACATTTTCAAAGTCAGTTAATTATTCATCAAGAGCGAAGTATTTTAACGGATGCGCTTTTTAATAGTATGTATTTAACACTAACAGCACAATCCACAATCGAGACAATCCCATCTTTATCTGAGAGTATTGACAGAACGATACCTTATATTGAGTCAAAGCTTTTTCAAGTGTTTGATGTAGGTTCTACTAAGCAGGTTATTGATATTGTCTTAGAAATTGTTGATGTTTTAGAAGAAATATTGGAAAAAGATATGCTGAATACCTATTTTTATTTAGCGGAACTACCTTACAATAACATTTTGTCTGGCAGCCTATATGATGAATTAAAAAGAAAATCTAAATTAAAAAACAAAGATGTGTTAGAAGATGCTAAGCAAGGTGATGAAGATGTACATGGTGACAAATTACCAACATGGCATAGTGAAACAAGCAAGCCTACAAAAAGTTTTCTTCAATTCGATTTAGAACAAGGAACAAATACGACGATAAATGGAGACGGTGCTGTACGTGAGGGAGAAGACGGTGACCAGGCTCTAGCGATGGTTCAAGGAACTTCAAAAAAAGCAAAAAGAAATGATTACTCCAAAATGGAAGCATTGGAAAATCAAAAAGAAGATCGAGCTAGTAGTGGGGATGCATCTTATGGTAAGGAAAATAAATATGCTGTACCTGTGTTTCAAGAAGCTAAGACTCCAACAATATCAGATATTGAGCAATATCAAAAAGATCGAATGGTTATTCAGTTATACCAAAATAAGCTGAAGCTAATGATTCAAAAAACGCTGGAGCATAAAAGAACAATGCCGAGGTCTGATCTTCAAATTGGAAGATTAAACAAAAAACTGCTCCGAATTATAACAGATGACAATCCGAAGCTTTTTTATAAAAAACAGGAAAAGTCTCCTGATATTGATGCTGTTTTTACTCTATTAGTTGACTGTTCTGCATCCATGTTCGATAAAATGGATCAATCAAAGCTTGGGATTATCTTATTTCATGAAACGTTAAAATCAGTAAGAGTTCCACATAAAATTGTTGGATTTTGGGAGGACACGAACGAATCGACAAAAACACGACAGCCAAATCATTTCTATGAGGTAATCTCTTTTGAGACCTCTTTAAATCAGCAGTCAGGACCTGAAATTATGCAACTCTCACCAGAAGAAGATAATCGTGATGGATATGCTATAAGACATATGACAGAACAGCTAATGAAGAAAAATGAAAAACAGAAATTTCTCCTTGTTTTTTCAGATGGTGAGCCCGCTGCAACAGGTTATGAACGGAATGGTATAATTGATACACATGAAGCAGTTTTAGAGGCAAGAAAACTGGGTATAGAAGTAATCAATGTATTTTTGTCAAATGGCGAAGTTAATGAAGCAACACAAAAAACAATAAAAAATATTTATGGGAAATATAGTGTTTTTGTCGACAAAATTGAAGAGCTCCCAGAGCAGTTATATCCAATACTTAAGAGATTGTTATTAAAAATGTTATAA
- a CDS encoding YojF family protein: MKRIVQEDVQAYLNTFLNKPVYIHLETTTGSYSAHKDEKSMTVVAFIRNAKVKYHQAKITGNGPYRIGLKLEEGWIYAEGLTDWVYNENNQLLTAGHNSEGQLAISLQISETPFEN, translated from the coding sequence ATGAAAAGAATTGTACAAGAAGATGTACAAGCATATTTAAATACATTTCTAAACAAACCAGTATATATTCATTTAGAAACAACTACTGGCTCTTATTCGGCACATAAAGATGAAAAAAGCATGACAGTAGTTGCGTTTATTCGAAATGCAAAGGTGAAATATCATCAAGCTAAAATTACGGGTAATGGACCATATCGAATTGGATTGAAGCTAGAAGAAGGTTGGATCTATGCTGAAGGGTTAACAGATTGGGTGTATAACGAAAATAACCAATTGTTAACAGCAGGACATAATTCAGAAGGACAGTTAGCGATATCATTACAAATAAGTGAAACACCGTTTGAAAATTAA
- a CDS encoding MFS transporter, which produces MWKNKNVWILLVGELVAGLGLWLGIIGNLEFMQKYVPSDFMKSMILFLGLLAGVMVGPLAGRVIDSYSKKKVLIYAGIGRTLSVIFMFLALEFESIIFMICFMVCIQISAAFYFPALQSVIPLIVEEKDYIQMNGVHMNVSTISRVAGTALGGILLVIMDISFLYIGSMMAYVTILATTYLLSFEEPESNKVKGKKSAGFTEIIPVLRRTPIAMMALVLTFVPVLFLGGFNLMVINISETQGDAAIKGLLYTAEGVSFMIGAFFVKRITHLVEPIKLMFIFSFVISLAHLSLFFSDVKIMSLISFGIFGFAVGCFFPIAATIFQTKIDKEYHGRFFSFRNMFDRIMFQVVLLSTGLFLDTIGLKYMVIVFGVISLVAVFIFGVQHFKIGANKRLLDNQKKIV; this is translated from the coding sequence ATGTGGAAAAATAAAAATGTTTGGATTTTGTTGGTTGGGGAACTTGTTGCCGGTCTTGGTTTATGGCTGGGGATTATCGGTAACTTAGAGTTCATGCAAAAATATGTTCCTTCAGATTTTATGAAATCAATGATTTTGTTTTTAGGATTATTAGCGGGTGTTATGGTTGGACCACTTGCGGGTAGAGTGATTGACAGTTACTCAAAAAAGAAAGTCCTAATCTATGCTGGAATAGGCAGAACTTTAAGTGTAATATTTATGTTTTTAGCACTAGAGTTCGAATCGATTATCTTTATGATTTGTTTTATGGTTTGCATTCAAATTAGTGCGGCCTTTTATTTTCCTGCCTTACAGTCTGTTATACCTTTAATAGTAGAAGAGAAGGACTACATTCAAATGAATGGAGTTCATATGAATGTATCGACTATCTCACGTGTTGCAGGGACAGCTCTTGGTGGAATTTTATTAGTAATTATGGATATTAGTTTTCTTTATATAGGGTCAATGATGGCTTATGTTACGATTTTAGCAACAACATACTTGTTATCATTTGAAGAACCTGAATCAAACAAAGTGAAGGGGAAAAAATCAGCAGGATTTACAGAAATAATACCAGTCTTGAGACGTACACCGATTGCCATGATGGCACTTGTGTTAACATTTGTTCCAGTATTGTTTCTAGGTGGCTTTAATTTAATGGTTATTAATATTAGTGAAACGCAAGGAGACGCTGCAATTAAAGGCCTTCTTTATACAGCAGAAGGTGTTTCATTTATGATTGGTGCTTTCTTCGTCAAACGAATTACACATCTTGTGGAGCCAATTAAACTAATGTTTATTTTCTCCTTTGTTATATCTTTGGCCCACCTTTCATTATTTTTTAGTGATGTAAAAATAATGTCACTTATTTCTTTTGGAATTTTTGGCTTTGCAGTTGGTTGCTTTTTCCCAATTGCTGCTACGATCTTTCAAACGAAAATCGATAAAGAATATCACGGTCGTTTCTTTTCGTTTCGAAATATGTTTGACCGCATCATGTTTCAAGTAGTTTTATTAAGTACAGGATTATTTCTTGATACAATTGGTCTAAAATATATGGTTATTGTTTTTGGTGTGATTTCTTTAGTGGCAGTATTTATTTTTGGTGTGCAGCATTTTAAGATTGGAGCAAATAAGAGATTACTAGATAATCAGAAAAAAATAGTTTAA
- the bshB2 gene encoding bacillithiol biosynthesis deacetylase BshB2: MKEHVLVILPHPDDEAFGVAGLIAQKRKAGIPVTYACGTLGEMGRNMGNPLFANRETLPEIRKKELMDACAAMDIQDLRMLGLRDKTLEFEDDEQLADLFETIIDEVKPTLIVTFYPGHGVHPDHDACGAGVIRALNRKPIAERPMTYCMAITKNRFEVIGHPDVQINITDVADIKLNALKAHRSQTEGMLKAMEEKFLNKDPEVMHWFENEVFYTYKWNN; the protein is encoded by the coding sequence ATGAAAGAACATGTTCTAGTAATCTTACCACATCCTGATGATGAAGCATTTGGAGTAGCTGGATTAATCGCGCAAAAAAGAAAAGCAGGAATACCTGTTACATATGCATGTGGAACTTTAGGTGAAATGGGCAGGAATATGGGAAACCCTCTATTTGCCAACCGTGAAACATTACCAGAAATAAGAAAAAAGGAATTAATGGATGCTTGTGCTGCTATGGATATTCAAGATTTACGAATGCTCGGACTACGTGATAAAACATTAGAATTTGAAGATGATGAACAATTAGCTGATCTTTTTGAGACAATTATTGATGAAGTAAAACCAACATTAATTGTTACATTTTATCCAGGTCATGGTGTTCATCCTGATCATGATGCATGTGGTGCAGGAGTTATTCGTGCATTAAACCGTAAACCTATTGCAGAACGACCAATGACGTATTGTATGGCGATTACAAAAAATCGTTTCGAAGTGATTGGTCATCCTGATGTACAGATAAACATTACAGATGTAGCAGATATTAAATTAAATGCTTTAAAAGCTCATCGTTCTCAAACAGAAGGTATGTTAAAAGCAATGGAAGAGAAGTTCCTTAACAAAGATCCAGAGGTTATGCATTGGTTTGAAAATGAAGTCTTTTATACGTATAAGTGGAATAATTAA
- a CDS encoding superoxide dismutase family protein — protein sequence MKGLSIVFISLMTLSIFIVLVTEKNTNNNTHTKKESITASEPELNQQKLELINQKGKNVGNIILNETAEGVTIRLIGQNLPPGKHAFHIHSIGICEKPTFTSAGSHLSLSNHEHGFDNPKGQHEGDLPNIEVGADGKIDIELLASSVTLKKGEQLSLLDKDGSSFVIHEKPDDYVTDPSGNAGDRIICGSINTNKSI from the coding sequence TTGAAAGGATTATCTATTGTTTTTATATCACTTATGACTCTATCCATTTTTATTGTTTTAGTAACAGAAAAAAATACTAATAACAACACTCATACTAAAAAGGAGTCAATTACTGCCTCTGAGCCTGAGTTAAATCAGCAAAAATTAGAATTAATCAACCAAAAAGGAAAAAATGTAGGAAATATCATTCTAAACGAAACAGCTGAAGGTGTAACCATTCGGTTAATTGGACAAAATCTACCACCGGGCAAGCATGCTTTTCATATCCATTCAATAGGAATCTGTGAAAAACCAACTTTCACTTCTGCTGGTAGTCACCTAAGCTTGTCAAATCACGAACATGGCTTTGATAATCCTAAAGGACAACATGAGGGAGATCTACCAAATATTGAAGTTGGTGCCGATGGGAAAATTGATATTGAGCTTCTTGCATCTTCTGTAACATTAAAAAAAGGAGAACAGCTTTCGCTTTTGGATAAAGATGGAAGTTCCTTTGTTATTCATGAAAAACCAGATGATTATGTAACTGATCCTTCTGGAAATGCAGGGGATAGAATTATCTGTGGATCAATTAATACCAATAAAAGCATATAA